One region of Streptomyces davaonensis JCM 4913 genomic DNA includes:
- a CDS encoding RNA polymerase sigma factor has product MVVPVESTGETSVNPAADTELHRRLVYGDESALAEVYAAYGPLVRRIAVRVTRAPAAAEDVAQEVFAHLWSRPYSFDAGRGSLRTWLSMLAHRRAVDWVRGEARHRKHTHADDDVLHTIPEPGPGPDETVVDRERSLLLHSALAELPEPQREVVHLAYFAGRTYRQAAVELGIPEGTAKTRLRTALRSLAETLADPPDPALERGA; this is encoded by the coding sequence GTGGTGGTGCCGGTGGAGTCCACGGGCGAGACGTCCGTAAACCCGGCCGCCGACACGGAGCTGCACCGGCGGCTGGTGTACGGCGACGAGTCCGCGCTGGCCGAGGTGTACGCGGCCTACGGGCCGCTGGTGCGGCGGATCGCGGTGCGGGTCACCCGCGCCCCGGCCGCCGCCGAGGACGTGGCGCAGGAGGTCTTCGCACACCTGTGGAGCAGGCCGTACAGCTTCGACGCGGGCCGCGGCTCGCTGCGCACCTGGCTGTCCATGCTCGCCCACCGGCGGGCCGTGGACTGGGTGCGCGGCGAGGCCAGGCACCGCAAGCACACCCACGCCGACGACGACGTCCTGCACACCATCCCGGAACCCGGCCCCGGCCCGGACGAGACGGTCGTCGACCGGGAGCGCTCCCTGCTGCTGCACTCCGCCCTCGCCGAACTGCCCGAGCCGCAGCGGGAGGTGGTGCACCTCGCCTATTTCGCGGGCCGCACCTACCGGCAGGCCGCCGTGGAACTCGGCATTCCCGAGGGCACCGCCAAGACCAGACTGCGCACCGCCCTGCGCTCGCTGGCCGAAACCCTGGCCGACCCACCCGACCCCGCGCTGGAAAGAGGCGCATGA
- a CDS encoding DsbA family oxidoreductase: MRVEIWSDIACPWCYVGKARFEKALAAFPHHDEVEVVHRSFELDPGRAKDDIGPVIPMLAKKYGMSEAQAQAAEDNLGAQATAEGLVYRTRDRDHGNTFDMHRLLHFAKEHGRQGELIQALYEANFAEEASVFTGDERLVALAAAVGLDADAARKVLADPTAYADEVRADEREAAQLGATGVPFFVIDRKYGVSGAQPADVFTQALTQAWGERSPLTLIDQSAGEACGPDGCAVPQS, from the coding sequence ATGCGCGTCGAGATCTGGAGCGACATCGCCTGCCCCTGGTGCTACGTGGGCAAGGCCCGCTTCGAGAAGGCGCTCGCGGCCTTCCCGCACCACGACGAGGTCGAGGTCGTGCACCGCTCCTTCGAGCTGGACCCGGGGCGCGCCAAGGACGACATCGGCCCGGTGATCCCGATGCTCGCCAAGAAGTACGGCATGAGCGAGGCCCAGGCCCAGGCGGCGGAGGACAACCTCGGCGCTCAGGCCACCGCCGAGGGCCTCGTCTACCGCACCCGGGACCGCGACCACGGCAACACCTTCGACATGCACCGCCTGCTGCACTTTGCCAAGGAGCACGGCCGCCAGGGCGAGCTGATCCAGGCGCTGTACGAGGCGAACTTCGCCGAGGAGGCGTCCGTCTTCACCGGCGACGAGCGACTGGTCGCCCTCGCCGCCGCCGTCGGCCTGGACGCGGACGCCGCCCGCAAGGTGCTCGCCGACCCCACCGCCTACGCCGACGAGGTCCGCGCGGACGAGCGCGAGGCCGCCCAGCTCGGCGCGACCGGTGTGCCGTTCTTCGTCATCGACCGCAAGTACGGCGTCTCCGGCGCCCAGCCCGCCGACGTCTTCACCCAGGCCCTGACCCAGGCCTGGGGCGAGCGCTCCCCGCTGACCCTGATCGACCAGAGCGCGGGCGAGGCCTGCGGCCCCGACGGGTGCGCGGTGCCGCAGAGCTGA
- a CDS encoding pyridoxal-phosphate-dependent aminotransferase family protein — translation MTHPFLDLAPMGAAQFASIEDRVARLLDTRQDVVIMQGEALLPLEGAIRGTAGPGTTALNVITGPYGQTFGDWLRDCGATVIDLAVPFHTAVTATQIREALAEHPEIDFVSLVHAEAATGNTNPVAEIGEVVRAHGALFYLDAVASIGAEPVLPDAWGVDLCVIGAQKAMGGPAGVSAVSVSERAWTRMAANPHAPRRSYLSLLDWKTRWIDGGRRALLHAPAQLEMLALDACLARIEAEGLDSVMARHASAAAATRAGAAALDGGLEPYVYEAHEAAPVATTLRTPAGVTASELVARALAADPSLPLAAGGGALAKEMVRVNHYGADATPETVRRCLAALGSALTELSRSR, via the coding sequence GTGACCCACCCCTTCCTGGACCTCGCCCCGATGGGCGCAGCGCAGTTCGCCTCGATCGAGGACCGGGTGGCACGCCTGCTGGACACCCGGCAGGACGTCGTGATCATGCAGGGCGAGGCGCTGCTGCCGCTGGAGGGCGCGATCCGCGGCACGGCGGGTCCCGGCACGACGGCCCTGAACGTGATCACCGGCCCCTACGGACAGACCTTCGGCGACTGGCTGCGGGACTGCGGTGCCACGGTGATCGATCTGGCGGTGCCCTTCCACACGGCGGTCACGGCCACGCAGATCCGCGAGGCCCTCGCCGAGCACCCGGAGATCGACTTCGTCTCCCTGGTCCACGCGGAGGCGGCGACGGGCAACACGAACCCGGTGGCGGAGATCGGCGAGGTGGTCCGGGCCCATGGCGCCCTCTTCTACCTCGACGCCGTCGCCTCCATCGGCGCGGAGCCGGTGCTGCCGGACGCCTGGGGCGTGGACCTGTGTGTGATCGGCGCGCAGAAGGCGATGGGTGGCCCGGCGGGCGTGTCGGCGGTGTCGGTGAGCGAGCGCGCCTGGACCCGGATGGCGGCGAACCCGCACGCCCCGCGCCGCTCCTACCTCTCCCTCCTGGACTGGAAGACCCGCTGGATCGACGGCGGCCGCCGCGCCCTCCTGCACGCCCCCGCCCAGCTGGAGATGCTGGCGCTGGACGCGTGCCTGGCCCGGATAGAAGCGGAGGGCCTGGACTCGGTGATGGCCCGCCACGCCTCGGCCGCGGCGGCGACCCGAGCGGGCGCGGCGGCGCTGGACGGCGGCCTCGAGCCGTATGTATACGAGGCCCACGAGGCGGCCCCGGTCGCCACGACCCTGCGGACCCCGGCGGGCGTCACGGCCTCGGAGCTGGTTGCCCGGGCCCTGGCCGCCGACCCTTCGCTGCCGCTGGCGGCGGGCGGCGGCGCGCTGGCCAAGGAGATGGTCCGGGTGAACCACTACGGCGCGGACGCGACGCCCGAGACGGTACGGCGCTGTCTGGCCGCGCTGGGTTCGGCGCTGACGGAGCTGTCGCGGTCTCGGTGA
- a CDS encoding GlxA family transcriptional regulator yields MHRVAVIAPFRVSMFNLAIPELFFERTLVDGVPGYEVTVCTPEPGVIVTTGGLDLHVGRGLEALDDADTVLVAGTGERFQPEARTVVAVREAAAAGKRVASICSGAFVLAEAGLLDGRSATTYWQLTEELRERYPALDVKGDVLYVQDGQILTASGYAAGIDMCLHIIRTDYGAAVANEVARLALVAPVRPGGQTQFTQTPLPPERGTACADTRGWAMRHLDQPLTLTDLARHAGVSVRTLTRRFHAESGVSPLQWLLHQRIERAKELLETTTLPMDQVARACGLGTADSLRVHVVRRTGLTPSAYRTQFSRMGMKTVA; encoded by the coding sequence ATGCATCGTGTCGCCGTCATCGCCCCCTTCCGGGTGTCGATGTTCAACCTCGCCATCCCGGAGCTGTTCTTCGAGCGGACCCTCGTCGACGGCGTTCCCGGCTACGAGGTGACCGTCTGCACGCCCGAGCCCGGGGTGATCGTCACCACCGGTGGCCTCGACCTGCATGTCGGACGCGGCCTGGAGGCCCTGGACGACGCCGACACCGTCCTCGTCGCGGGCACCGGCGAGCGGTTCCAGCCCGAGGCGCGCACCGTTGTCGCCGTCCGCGAGGCCGCGGCGGCCGGCAAGCGCGTCGCCTCCATCTGCAGCGGCGCCTTTGTGCTGGCCGAGGCGGGTCTGCTGGACGGCCGCAGCGCCACCACGTACTGGCAGCTCACCGAGGAGCTCCGCGAGCGCTACCCGGCGCTCGACGTCAAGGGTGACGTCCTCTACGTCCAGGACGGCCAGATCCTCACCGCCTCCGGCTACGCCGCGGGCATCGACATGTGCCTGCACATCATCCGCACCGACTACGGCGCGGCCGTCGCCAACGAAGTGGCCCGGCTCGCCCTCGTCGCCCCGGTCCGGCCCGGCGGCCAGACCCAGTTCACCCAGACCCCGCTGCCGCCCGAGCGGGGCACCGCCTGCGCCGACACCCGGGGCTGGGCCATGCGCCACCTCGACCAGCCGCTCACCCTCACCGACCTGGCCCGGCACGCGGGCGTCAGCGTGCGCACCCTCACCCGGCGTTTCCACGCCGAGAGCGGGGTGAGCCCGCTGCAGTGGCTGCTCCACCAGCGCATCGAGCGGGCCAAGGAACTGCTGGAGACCACCACGCTCCCCATGGACCAGGTGGCCCGCGCCTGCGGCCTGGGGACCGCCGACTCCCTGCGCGTCCATGTGGTGCGCCGCACCGGGCTGACCCCGAGCGCGTACCGGACGCAGTTCAGCCGCATGGGAATGAAGACGGTCGCTTGA
- the thpD gene encoding ectoine hydroxylase → MTATTDLYPSRGPAEVSTPRQDPVVWSPPGAPGPISVPELQAYERDGFLPVEQLITDDEVAVYRQELERLVADPAIRMDERSIIEPQSKEIRSVFEVHRISEVFAALVRDERVVGRARQLLGSDVYVHQSRINVKPGFGASGFYWHSDFETWHAEDGLPNMRTVSVSIALTENYDTNGGLMIMPGSHKTFLGCAGATPKDNYKKSLQMQDAGTPSDEALTSLATRHGIRLFTGRAGSATWFDCNCMHGSGDNITPFPRSNVFIVFNSVENAAVEPFAAPVRRPEFIGARDFTPVK, encoded by the coding sequence ATGACCGCCACCACCGACCTGTACCCGAGCCGCGGCCCCGCCGAGGTCTCCACCCCGCGCCAGGACCCAGTCGTCTGGTCCCCGCCCGGCGCGCCGGGCCCGATCTCGGTCCCGGAGCTCCAGGCGTACGAGCGCGACGGGTTCCTGCCCGTCGAGCAGCTCATCACGGACGACGAAGTCGCCGTCTACCGCCAGGAGTTGGAGCGACTGGTCGCCGACCCGGCGATCCGCATGGACGAACGCTCCATCATCGAGCCGCAGTCCAAGGAGATCCGGTCGGTCTTCGAAGTGCACCGGATCAGCGAGGTGTTCGCCGCGCTGGTGCGCGACGAGCGCGTCGTCGGCCGGGCCCGCCAGCTCCTCGGCTCGGACGTGTACGTCCACCAGTCCCGGATCAACGTCAAGCCCGGGTTCGGGGCCAGCGGCTTCTACTGGCACTCCGACTTCGAGACCTGGCACGCCGAGGACGGGCTGCCGAACATGCGGACGGTGTCCGTCTCGATCGCGCTGACCGAGAACTACGACACCAACGGCGGGCTCATGATCATGCCCGGGTCGCACAAGACGTTCCTCGGGTGTGCGGGCGCGACGCCGAAGGACAACTACAAGAAGTCGCTTCAGATGCAGGACGCGGGCACGCCCTCGGACGAGGCGCTGACCTCGCTGGCCACCCGGCACGGCATCCGGCTGTTCACCGGCCGGGCCGGTTCGGCGACCTGGTTCGACTGCAACTGCATGCACGGCTCCGGCGACAACATCACGCCGTTCCCGCGCAGCAACGTCTTCATCGTCTTCAACAGCGTGGAGAACGCGGCGGTCGAGCCGTTCGCGGCTCCGGTGCGACGGCCGGAGTTCATCGGGGCGCGTGACTTCACCCCGGTCAAGTAG
- a CDS encoding DUF1349 domain-containing protein, whose translation MDVELPELPFPLRTYGPDGHWSYEDGVLAGWAGPRQDRFVPPTGEALDPASDAPRLLGAPEGDFQLIARVTVGFAGAFDAGVLYVHVGERAWAKLCLEYSPDVPTVCTVVTRGHSDDANSFTVEGSSVWLRVSRTGRAFAFHASRDGERWTFVRLFTLGDEKETGAALIGFLTQSPMGEGCVVTYDHLRFRPSWPHDLRDGS comes from the coding sequence ATGGACGTGGAACTCCCCGAACTTCCTTTCCCGCTCCGCACGTACGGCCCCGACGGCCACTGGTCCTACGAGGACGGCGTCCTCGCCGGATGGGCCGGCCCCCGGCAGGACCGCTTCGTACCACCCACCGGCGAGGCCCTCGACCCGGCCTCCGACGCGCCCCGGCTGCTCGGAGCGCCCGAGGGCGATTTCCAGCTGATCGCCCGGGTCACCGTCGGGTTCGCCGGGGCCTTCGACGCCGGCGTCCTCTACGTACACGTCGGGGAGCGGGCCTGGGCAAAACTCTGTCTGGAGTACTCCCCGGACGTCCCCACCGTCTGCACGGTGGTCACCCGGGGCCACTCCGACGACGCCAACTCCTTCACCGTGGAGGGCAGTTCGGTGTGGCTGAGGGTGAGCCGCACCGGGCGGGCCTTCGCCTTCCACGCCTCCCGCGACGGCGAACGGTGGACCTTCGTCCGGCTGTTCACCCTCGGCGACGAGAAGGAGACCGGCGCGGCGCTGATCGGCTTCCTGACGCAGTCGCCGATGGGGGAGGGGTGCGTCGTGACCTACGACCATCTCCGGTTCCGCCCGAGCTGGCCGCACGACCTGCGAGACGGAAGCTGA
- a CDS encoding aminotransferase class V-fold PLP-dependent enzyme: METFESLVRTEFAPEHTYLNTASNGLLPARTVAAVQEAVRLRAAGLPIGSLYEDAERVRAAFGRLAGVPAERVAMGASVAEYGGLIAAALPAGAEVLTAEADFSSLVNPFHMRGDLKVRAVPLERLAESVRPETALVAVSVVQSADGRIADLPAVREAARAHGARTYLDASQSAGWLPLEADSYDFLAAVGFKWLMGPHGNAFFVAPEDFGGLTPLLAGWVAGELPWDSCYGPVQELAHSVRRFDVSPSLLTYAGLRASLALIEELGIDAVHAHDLALADRFRAGLARLGHEPVPSPGSAIVSVPRLGHRQPELSAAGIEVSDRAGNLRAAFHLYNTTTDVDRLLDVLSS, encoded by the coding sequence ATGGAGACCTTCGAGAGCCTCGTCCGTACCGAGTTCGCCCCGGAGCACACCTACCTCAACACCGCGAGCAACGGCCTCCTGCCGGCCCGCACCGTCGCCGCCGTACAGGAGGCCGTGCGGCTGCGGGCCGCGGGGCTGCCGATCGGCTCCCTCTACGAGGACGCGGAGCGTGTTCGCGCCGCCTTCGGACGGCTGGCCGGGGTGCCGGCCGAGCGGGTCGCGATGGGCGCCTCGGTCGCCGAGTACGGCGGTCTGATCGCCGCCGCGCTGCCCGCCGGGGCCGAAGTGCTCACCGCCGAGGCCGACTTCTCCTCCCTGGTCAACCCCTTCCACATGCGCGGCGACCTCAAGGTGCGGGCCGTCCCGCTGGAGCGGCTCGCCGAGTCGGTCCGCCCGGAGACCGCGCTCGTCGCGGTCAGCGTCGTCCAGTCCGCCGACGGCCGGATCGCCGATCTGCCCGCGGTGCGCGAGGCGGCCCGCGCCCACGGCGCCCGGACCTATCTCGACGCCTCCCAGTCGGCGGGCTGGCTGCCCCTGGAGGCGGACTCCTACGACTTCCTCGCCGCCGTCGGCTTCAAGTGGCTCATGGGCCCGCACGGCAACGCCTTCTTCGTCGCCCCCGAGGACTTCGGCGGCCTGACCCCACTGCTGGCGGGCTGGGTCGCGGGCGAACTCCCCTGGGACAGCTGCTACGGCCCGGTCCAGGAACTCGCCCACTCCGTACGGCGGTTCGACGTGAGCCCCTCGCTCCTCACCTACGCCGGACTGCGCGCCTCCCTCGCCCTGATCGAGGAACTCGGCATCGACGCCGTCCACGCCCACGACCTCGCCCTCGCCGACCGCTTCCGCGCCGGACTCGCCCGCCTCGGCCACGAACCCGTCCCGTCCCCCGGCTCGGCGATCGTCTCCGTCCCGCGCCTCGGCCACCGCCAGCCCGAGCTGAGCGCGGCGGGCATAGAGGTGTCCGACCGCGCGGGCAACCTGCGCGCCGCCTTCCACCTGTACAACACAACCACCGACGTCGACCGGCTCCTGGACGTCCTGTCCTCCTGA
- the ectA gene encoding diaminobutyrate acetyltransferase — MTAAQADLQIDRPTVADGAALWRIAKDSKALDLNSSYSYLLWCRDFAGTSAVARDEHGEPVGFVTGYVRPDRPHTLLVWQVAVDGAQRGRGIAAALLDGLVARVGDAYGVTGVETTITPGNTASERLFTSFAERHGAALEREVLFEAGLFPDGPHDPEVLYRIGPLPH; from the coding sequence ATGACTGCCGCACAAGCAGACCTGCAAATCGACCGGCCGACGGTGGCCGACGGCGCCGCACTGTGGCGGATCGCCAAAGACTCCAAGGCCCTCGACCTGAACTCGTCCTACAGCTATCTGCTGTGGTGCCGGGACTTCGCCGGCACCTCGGCGGTCGCCCGGGACGAGCACGGGGAGCCGGTCGGCTTCGTCACCGGCTACGTACGGCCGGACCGTCCGCACACCCTGCTCGTCTGGCAGGTCGCGGTGGACGGCGCCCAGCGCGGCCGCGGCATCGCCGCCGCGCTGCTCGACGGGCTCGTCGCACGGGTCGGCGACGCGTACGGCGTCACGGGTGTGGAGACCACCATCACGCCCGGCAACACCGCCTCCGAGCGGCTGTTCACCTCGTTCGCCGAGCGGCACGGCGCCGCCCTTGAGCGCGAGGTGCTGTTCGAGGCGGGCCTGTTCCCCGACGGGCCGCACGACCCCGAGGTCCTGTACCGCATCGGTCCCCTCCCCCACTGA
- a CDS encoding transporter substrate-binding domain-containing protein, whose protein sequence is MKTNLGRRTRILAATTATAGLVLVAGCSSDDDGGSGSKTAAGGVELVKAGQLTTCTHLPYPPFQSEIDGKVQGFDVSLIDLVADDLGVKQEILDTPFENFKTGAFLNSGECDLAAAGMTITEERKKNVDFSDPYFEATQALLVDKDSGIASLADAKSKKVGAQAQTTGEDYAKSQGLDPVSFESSDAVLNGLRTGQVDAVVIDYPVVQGWLKDKANADAFEVAEQINTGEQYGITVKKGNTKLLAAIDKAIADAKADGTYKEIYEKWIGPYDESAASPAAS, encoded by the coding sequence GTGAAGACGAACCTCGGGCGCCGGACCCGCATTCTGGCCGCAACCACCGCGACGGCCGGGCTGGTGCTCGTGGCCGGCTGCTCATCGGACGACGACGGCGGCAGCGGCAGCAAGACCGCCGCCGGTGGCGTCGAGCTCGTCAAGGCGGGCCAGCTCACCACCTGCACCCACCTGCCCTACCCGCCCTTCCAGTCGGAGATCGACGGCAAGGTGCAGGGCTTCGACGTCTCCCTCATCGACCTGGTCGCGGACGATCTGGGGGTGAAGCAGGAGATCCTCGACACGCCGTTCGAGAACTTCAAGACCGGCGCGTTCCTCAACTCCGGCGAGTGCGACCTGGCCGCCGCCGGTATGACCATCACCGAGGAGCGGAAGAAGAACGTCGACTTCTCCGACCCGTACTTCGAGGCCACCCAGGCACTGCTCGTCGACAAGGACAGCGGGATCGCCTCCCTCGCCGACGCCAAGAGCAAGAAGGTCGGCGCCCAGGCGCAGACCACCGGTGAGGACTACGCGAAGAGCCAGGGCCTGGACCCGGTCTCCTTCGAGTCCTCCGACGCCGTCCTCAACGGACTGCGCACCGGCCAGGTCGACGCCGTCGTCATCGACTACCCGGTCGTCCAGGGCTGGCTGAAGGACAAGGCCAACGCCGACGCCTTCGAGGTCGCCGAGCAGATCAACACCGGTGAGCAGTACGGCATCACGGTGAAGAAGGGCAACACCAAGCTGCTCGCCGCCATCGACAAGGCGATCGCCGACGCCAAGGCGGACGGCACCTACAAGGAGATCTACGAGAAGTGGATCGGCCCGTACGACGAGTCCGCCGCCTCGCCGGCCGCGTCCTGA
- the ectB gene encoding diaminobutyrate--2-oxoglutarate transaminase, which yields MTITQPDLSVFQTLESEVRSYCRGWPTVFDRARGSRMYDEDGHEYLDFFAGAGSLNYGHNNPVLKRALLDYLERDGVTHGLDMSTSAKRAFLQTFQDLVLRPRDLPYKVMFPGPTGTNAVESALKLARKVKGREAIVSFTNAFHGMSLGSLAVTGNAFKRAGAGIPLVHGTPMPFDNYFDGQVPDFLWFERLLEDQGSGLNKPAAVIVETVQGEGGINAARPEWLRALADLCERQDMLLIVDDIQMGCGRTGAFFSFEEAGITPDIVTVSKSISGYGLPMSLCLFKPELDIWEPGEHNGTFRGNNPAFVTATAALETYWADGSAMEKQTRARGEQVEQALISITEENLADVKEYRGRGLVWGLEFHDKSRAERIARRAFELGLLIETSGPESEVVKLLPALTITPEELDEGLSVLARAVRETV from the coding sequence GTGACCATCACCCAGCCCGACCTCAGCGTCTTCCAGACCCTGGAGTCCGAGGTGCGCAGCTACTGCCGAGGCTGGCCCACCGTCTTCGACCGTGCGCGAGGCAGCCGCATGTACGACGAGGACGGCCACGAGTACCTGGACTTCTTCGCCGGGGCCGGCTCACTGAACTACGGGCACAACAACCCGGTGCTGAAACGGGCGTTGCTCGACTACCTGGAGCGGGACGGCGTCACGCACGGGCTCGACATGTCGACCAGTGCCAAGCGCGCCTTCCTCCAGACCTTCCAGGACCTGGTGCTGCGGCCGCGCGATCTGCCGTACAAGGTCATGTTCCCGGGGCCGACGGGCACCAACGCCGTGGAGTCCGCGCTGAAGCTGGCGCGGAAGGTGAAGGGGCGGGAGGCCATCGTCTCGTTCACCAACGCCTTCCACGGGATGTCGCTCGGCTCCCTCGCCGTCACCGGCAACGCCTTCAAGCGGGCCGGTGCCGGGATCCCGCTGGTGCACGGCACGCCGATGCCGTTCGACAACTACTTCGACGGCCAGGTCCCGGACTTCCTGTGGTTCGAGCGGCTGCTGGAGGACCAGGGCTCCGGGCTGAACAAGCCCGCCGCGGTGATCGTGGAGACCGTGCAGGGCGAGGGCGGCATCAACGCCGCCCGCCCGGAGTGGCTGCGCGCGCTCGCCGACCTGTGCGAGCGGCAGGACATGCTGCTGATCGTCGACGACATCCAGATGGGCTGCGGGCGGACGGGGGCCTTCTTCTCGTTCGAGGAGGCGGGCATCACGCCCGACATCGTCACCGTGTCCAAGTCCATCAGCGGCTACGGACTGCCCATGTCGCTGTGCCTGTTCAAGCCCGAGCTGGACATCTGGGAGCCGGGCGAGCACAACGGCACCTTCCGCGGCAACAACCCCGCCTTCGTCACCGCCACCGCGGCCCTGGAGACCTACTGGGCCGACGGATCGGCGATGGAGAAGCAGACCCGGGCCCGCGGTGAGCAGGTCGAGCAGGCGCTGATCTCCATCACGGAGGAGAACCTCGCCGATGTGAAGGAGTACCGCGGCCGCGGTCTGGTGTGGGGCCTGGAGTTCCACGACAAGTCCCGCGCCGAGCGGATCGCACGCCGCGCCTTCGAACTCGGGCTGCTCATCGAGACGTCCGGTCCGGAGAGCGAGGTCGTGAAGCTGCTGCCCGCGCTGACCATCACCCCCGAAGAGCTGGACGAGGGCCTCAGCGTCCTCGCCCGAGCCGTCCGCGAAACCGTCTGA
- a CDS encoding maleylpyruvate isomerase family mycothiol-dependent enzyme, which translates to MTEHEDVRELLAAWAFGALDAAEAERVPPHLAGCESCAAEAARLRETVRLLDGPPIGGLPARPATGLPPALLARRPAAPRTAAHAAPYAAAVQGLRALLPEAEGRWATPVVHDWDVHATVAHLLAADEALAGRLGIPARVPATVLPQTVLPQDMRWEDAWNRRTADVIAHEHGRTPEETVAAWAGQADALLATPEARDAELAARAELLMGIRLPVADHFVVRAFEAWIHTDDIGRALGLVVPPPPAEHLGQLVRLAVRVLGLALGPDAAPVLFSVSGDEQWVLGSEDEPVAAELALDPVDFCLLVGGRCTPAEVPRGASGDAAAVRNVLETAASLAWL; encoded by the coding sequence GTGACCGAGCACGAGGACGTACGCGAGCTGCTGGCCGCCTGGGCCTTCGGCGCCCTGGACGCGGCCGAGGCGGAGCGGGTCCCGCCGCACCTCGCGGGCTGCGAGAGCTGCGCCGCGGAGGCCGCCCGGCTGCGCGAGACGGTACGGCTGCTCGACGGCCCCCCGATCGGCGGACTGCCCGCCCGCCCCGCCACCGGACTCCCGCCCGCCCTGCTCGCCCGCCGCCCCGCGGCGCCCCGCACCGCCGCACACGCCGCGCCCTACGCCGCCGCCGTCCAGGGACTGCGGGCGCTGCTGCCGGAGGCGGAGGGCCGCTGGGCCACTCCGGTGGTGCACGACTGGGACGTGCACGCGACCGTCGCCCATCTGCTGGCCGCCGACGAGGCGCTGGCCGGGCGGCTCGGCATCCCCGCCCGGGTCCCGGCGACCGTGCTCCCGCAGACCGTGCTTCCCCAGGACATGCGCTGGGAGGACGCCTGGAACCGCCGTACCGCCGATGTCATCGCCCATGAGCACGGCCGTACCCCCGAGGAGACGGTCGCCGCCTGGGCGGGGCAGGCCGACGCGCTGCTGGCCACACCCGAGGCGCGGGACGCCGAACTCGCGGCGCGGGCCGAGCTGTTGATGGGGATCCGGCTGCCGGTCGCCGATCACTTCGTGGTGCGGGCCTTCGAGGCGTGGATCCACACCGACGACATCGGCCGGGCTCTTGGCCTGGTCGTACCGCCGCCGCCCGCCGAGCACCTGGGGCAGCTGGTGCGGCTCGCGGTCCGTGTGCTCGGCCTCGCGCTCGGGCCGGACGCGGCGCCGGTGCTGTTCTCCGTCAGCGGCGACGAGCAGTGGGTGCTGGGCTCCGAGGACGAGCCGGTGGCGGCCGAACTCGCCCTGGATCCCGTCGACTTCTGCCTGCTCGTGGGCGGACGGTGCACGCCCGCGGAGGTGCCGAGGGGAGCGAGCGGCGACGCGGCCGCCGTACGGAACGTACTGGAGACGGCCGCGTCGCTGGCGTGGCTGTGA
- a CDS encoding ectoine synthase, which yields MIVRSFKDIEGTDRHVKAASGTWESKRIVLAKERVGFSLHETILYAGTETSMWYANHIEAVVCVEGEAELTDHESGQTHTITPGTMYLLDGHERHTLRVKQDFRCICVFNPPVTGREDHDENGVYPLLTEEG from the coding sequence GTGATCGTCCGTTCGTTCAAGGACATCGAAGGCACCGACCGGCATGTGAAGGCGGCATCCGGCACCTGGGAGAGCAAACGCATCGTCCTCGCCAAGGAGCGGGTCGGGTTCTCGCTGCACGAGACGATCCTGTACGCGGGTACGGAGACGTCGATGTGGTACGCGAACCACATCGAGGCGGTCGTCTGCGTCGAGGGCGAGGCCGAACTGACCGATCACGAGTCCGGGCAGACCCACACGATCACGCCCGGGACCATGTACCTCCTGGACGGCCACGAGAGGCACACGCTGCGGGTCAAGCAGGACTTCCGCTGCATCTGTGTCTTCAACCCGCCGGTGACCGGCCGGGAGGACCACGACGAGAACGGTGTCTATCCCCTGCTGACGGAGGAGGGCTGA
- a CDS encoding DinB family protein, translated as MTPSETPATLPDGRPVPLLTAPERPMLESWLEFHRGTLAVKCAGLDDKQVRSVSAEPSELTLLGLVQHMAEVERNWFQRAFGAVGPEPVFEEETGYRLTDERGLDAALEAWRREIERGREVCAGLSLDDVGHIPGGGPIGGAEVSLRWVILHMIEEYARHNGHADILREHIDGVTGT; from the coding sequence ATGACTCCCTCCGAGACCCCCGCCACGCTCCCTGACGGCCGCCCCGTCCCCCTGCTCACCGCCCCCGAACGACCCATGCTGGAAAGCTGGTTGGAGTTTCATCGGGGCACGCTGGCGGTGAAGTGCGCCGGGCTGGACGACAAGCAGGTGCGGAGTGTGTCGGCCGAGCCGTCCGAACTCACCCTGCTGGGGCTGGTGCAGCACATGGCGGAGGTGGAACGGAACTGGTTCCAGCGGGCGTTCGGGGCGGTGGGGCCCGAGCCGGTGTTCGAGGAGGAGACCGGGTACCGGCTCACGGACGAGCGGGGGCTCGACGCGGCGCTGGAGGCGTGGCGGCGGGAGATCGAGCGGGGGCGCGAGGTATGTGCCGGGCTTTCGCTGGACGACGTCGGTCACATCCCGGGCGGTGGGCCGATCGGCGGGGCCGAGGTCAGTCTGCGCTGGGTGATCCTGCACATGATCGAGGAGTACGCCCGGCACAACGGTCACGCCGACATCCTGCGCGAGCACATCGACGGAGTTACCGGGACTTGA